A segment of the Manihot esculenta cultivar AM560-2 chromosome 13, M.esculenta_v8, whole genome shotgun sequence genome:
AATGCACCTCATTGACCGATTCCCTGCACCACATGCATGATTAGCCTGGCCACGACTCCAccagaataaaattaaaacgttAAAGAAGACCCTGGAAAGAGTTCTTAAACGAAACAGTTATCACCATTTTAGTAACACTAGTTGCAGGAAAGTAGAAGCTTCTCAAACTATACTTCATATATCATTTACTTATAAGGCACACAAATCTATCAGTCTTTGCTTCAAataataatcatttattcaaatataatgTTACAACTTCACTTCCAATAATCGAACATCTTCTGCTTCCAACATTTAGTGGTCAGAATGATCCCTCCCCTTTGTACATTATGGGGAACTTGGTATGAAATCAGCAGGAAGGTTTTGATCAAATTGTGGATGTTGGCCATCTTGTGTGCGCGCGGGCgtgtgtgtgtgagagagagagagagacttaTTTCAAGCAAATGGTAGACTTAATTTAGCTAGCCAAACCCAGCAGCTTCGCATCCATAGTAATCTCAAGTCTATTTTGCTTCCTCTGTCAACCGCAAATTGCCAGCTTAATTGTCTCCCCATACATTGTCCCATGCACCACTTGGAGCACCCTTAGGACCCTCAATGTAGTTTTGATTCCCGTGGGGGTTGCGAGGAGCAGGAAGGCCATCAGGCCCTTGTCCTTGAACCTTCCTGGGTTTTGTTCTGATTCCCAACAATCTCAAAACAAATCTGGCTAATTCTCCATACAATAAGCCTGTGCGATCAAAAAGCTGCACAAGGCAATGCCATGAATCATTATATGACACTTAATTCTGATGCCCCAGCAGAGTTGGGATTACATTCAGTTCCACTAATTGAAGCGTTAACATTATTCTAATTTTACATCCGTATTTTACTAAATGGAGATGTAAATAATACTTGAAAAGAGAAGAGCTTAACCTGAAGCATTGCTGTCATGAACATGTGAAATGCCTGGGTGTTCTGGTCTATCAGAATTGATATCCGGCCAAAGAAGTTCACTACACCTTGCATCTGCCATCATTGCACAACAAATGATTAAGAATTTACTAAATTCGAAAAGCACTATCTATTCCATAAAAAAACATTATTACTTCAGATAGAATATTAAAGAAAATAGTGAAAATTTCATTTAGGTGTGCTTTTTATATTAAGCCTAAAAAGGTTTGCCTCCTCATCCAGAATAGCCTAGGACATTCATGATTCATGAATGGAACATCAGTATACCATGGATATTGTGCTTGAAACAATGAAACTCCAGGATGCATCAGATGAAATCCATTCCCACCTGTTATTTCCCTTACTTATTTTTTTGGATTTGTCCGAGATTTAATACGCCCAGGCTACACATTGGAGGTAGCCTTCCTCCCCTTTCTTAGCCCCACCATCCAACATTTGTATAAAATATTTGGTGTATAAGGGGAATTGAACTTGAGAACCCATCCCAAAAAATATACAGAAACAAGAGAAGACCAACTACATGTTCTTTCCCTTAATTTTACAGATGCTATTTTCATTAGATGATCAAGGTTCAAAAGTCACAGAAAAATGTGATAAAATGACGTTTGcatttattttcatttcataACATTAATAAAACAAGGCAcaaaatgaaagatctaggAAAGATGATAACTTTCTCAGACTGGAGAGTGGAGACTTGCCGATAAATGCACAAGTAAGATACTAGAATAAGAGACTCCttcattagttaaattattagaACTACATATCAAATTTAGTTGCAAGATCCACTATACTGAAATTTTGGAATGATATAATAAAGAACATACAAATTTCACAAAAAAAGAGAAAGCTTTCCCCTTTATAAAAAGCTCAGGCATCAAGCTGGTGATATTTGGCCAAAAACTATGGGGTCGAGTGAGAAGGATAACAGACAGATATTCCTTACCACTTGAAGGAAAGAAATCCAAAAGCCAGGAGGAGAAGATGGAGCACCATAGGGGTTATTCGGATCTTGATCACCATATGGGCCCATGCCCATTCCATAACCCCCCATTGGACCACCAAAACCACTATTGTACATTCCTCCACCATACATACCACCTCCATAAAGACCTCCATAACCTCCTCTATACATGTTGTTTCCATACAAGCCACTACCATATGTCCCTCCATATCCACCATAAGAAGAACCATGCATTCCAGAACCGTACCCAGAATTATAATTCAGGCCAGAGCCATAACCTGCCTTGAACATAGGAAAAAATAAGCTCCATGTAATAAAAAATACACACATATACACCAAGAAGCTGCAAATCACTTATCACTCCCAGCCTAACAAGGCTGATATTCTTGTAGTGATATGCATTTCATATACTGAATGCAGTCCACAAACATATTCTAGCACTACTTCCATTGCATTAGGAAAGATAGAAGTAGATATAAATGACTGAGGATGTAACACAtattcaaagaaaataaaaagataccTCCATATGAACTCCCATTCATTTGCTGCTCCCATGGCCTAGTTGGTACAGGCCTACCAAGAGAGTTTCTAGCCGCAGTTGTATTCCTATCAGCAGCTGAAACAATTTCACCAGGTTTTGCTGTTCCAGATGCCTCAACTACATTACTGGTGCTGCCAGGCGATGATGGTTTAAAAGGTGTAGGGCCAGATGATGAGGTCCCAGCTTGCTCCCAAGGTTTAGCGGGAGGATTGTTACCTGCAATGGGGGAATATATatacaataatatatttaacaCATTGCACATGTCTTTACCCAAAAAAAATGCCAGTGAATGGAAGATGCAGATTCTCCAATATGATATGAGAAGGTAACCAGGATCAGTTATTCAGGATGAAATAATATACAATTGCACGTCTTTCGAACAAGTACACCTAACACTCAATTTTAACCAAGCTGCGTTCTAGAACACCCATCAACAATGGAAGCAGATGAAAATTGAGAGAtcaatttttattgtaattactgattttttaaataacttaattgGTATTCTCTATTATCATtgagaatttaattaattttcttggccaaattcattaaaaaaaaaaggaatcagAAAACTAAGGCAGGTCATCATGCGACACAGTGACGGAATATCCTTAACTTTCAAGGCCAAAGTCAATGAAAGATAATCCAAGGTAAGCGTGAAATAATGCAAATAACAACCCTGTGATCTCAAAGCGGCGAATCGAATCTAGCGATGGACCATTCAACAAATAAAGAAACCCTAACGGGAACTCCAGAAGCAAAATTGAAACACAACAATAAGATCAAGcgaaattaaagaaaaagttctttttttttttttcaaaaaagcaCAAATCTTTGGCGAAACAGAAGGTGAATTGAAGAAAAGGAACCTGTTCTTTGGGAATTGGAATCCATGGACGATTGAAAAATTATGGGCTGCGATCTAACTCAGCGTCCTCCTCACATAAACACACAGGGACAATAGCGATTGATATTATCAAGGCCAAATTTCTTTTGCCTTGGGCTTTTTATCTCTATGCAGTGCCGCGTTTTGACCTCTCTGACCATATCCTTCACCTTCTTGGAATTGCAACGGCAAATTATTAGCTGCTCCAGTAGTTAACTCATCATTGCCCCCCAAAAAAACCTAGAAGATGGAATTTACCgtaaaatgttaaaattatcaaattttaatattttatttaaatttatttctaaattacCAAAGTTAAATAACTCATTACTTATCAAAATCTGaaaatttaaactatattttccttaatatattttattttgatatattttatcttttaattatagTTGAAATATATAacttcttaaaaaaatttattttcttctacATTTCACTTTTTttcagaaatataattttttattaatgttttaattatatttattttaaaaatattaaattttattagatattaaaaaatattttaaaaaaggaaaaatgcaATATTTCATATAAATGGTTTGGAGTTGAGAAAGAACATGGGTTATCCAATTTATTctattagaaatatttttaatctaaatttattaatattttaattcaacttttctcataaaatacaagtaaaattaatttatctttaaaGCTTTGACTTAATAAttgtaaaacataaaatatttgCACTCCGAGACATAgactggtggaaagtgcatctttATAGTCTTGAGAGATTTAAGATTCGACTCCCCCAACTTCTATttcgaaaaaaaataaaataaaataaaatatttacccAATACTTTATTAATCCTAATAATTGAAGTTAAAAGGTCAgatctaataatataattataatttaaggactaaaatgaaatttagTCCCCAGTACTGCCATCTTCTAACATAGAATGGAATCTCACGATTTTGACAGACAGAAATAatctttaataaaaatacaaaaagcgCGTTACTTATATAAAAGAAAGCGTAAAAAATCTCTGCACAtttcacaataaaaaaaaattaaaaaaataaaaaataaaaaataattatttaatctccttaaaaaatttattaattaattttttaattttaaaatatttttaaatgtctacaaattattttttaaaattttttttataaatatcattttataatttaaaaaaaaattattaattaattcttaaatttttataaaatttataaaattaatatttttatatcattaatattttaaatttatttataatatttaaaaactaaaattaataaaaaagtaataaataaaatttttaaaaaattaaaaatatttcaatataatttttaaaattaatgaattaattagtaAGTTTATGATGTTATTACAAATCAAGTAATAATTctctcaaaagaaaaagaaaaaaagaaaaaagagaaaaaaagaaagaaagagatcaGACAGAGCAGCAGCCTCTTTTCTCCGTCGTCGTTCTCTGGTTAAAGCTATTCCTTTACGCTCTGTGGCTGTACTGAGAGAGAATCTCGTTTGCTTTCCTTCTCGCTGCCTATGGCTGCTAGTGCCAATCCCTCGGGCTCTGGGAATAATCATGAAGGGGCGTCCCCGCAGAAGATTCCGTCGTCTTCGTCTAAGGCTACTGCTGCTGTCGCCAATGGCACTCCTGTAAATTCTACCAAAAGCGGGGGTAGTAATTCTGGAGCTTCCGCTGCAGCTGATAATTTGCAGACGGAGGCCGCCTTGAGGCACTGTCCTGGTATTTCCACTGAGTGGACTGCTGACGAGCAGTCTCTCCTCGAGGAATTGCTCACCAAGTAATAATATTGGTGTTCTTCAGTTTACtgtgtttttgttattttttgagGTTCGATTCTGCTTTTGCTTTGTAGAATAGAAGATTTCAGGTATTTGATTGTACTTAGGAGAAAATAATGATGTTtcctattaaatttaattgaaatattggATTTAAACGCCTTTTGTTTGACCACAAGTAGCTAAAATTTGTATGAGTATAacgctttctttttgtttcaggTATACCTCAGAATCAATCGTTCAACGATATGCAAAGATTGCTCTCCAGTTGAAGGACAAAACCGTTCGGGATGTGGCGCTGCGTTGTAGATGGATGACTGTAGGTGCCCTGATGTACTATGGCTGATCATTTCAGCGTATATATTTCTGTTGAGAATTGGTTTAGTTGGAGAATTAAATTGCAATTCTTAGTTAAGCATCTTGggaattagaaaataaaattgacAGTGAAAGGTGCTCCTTGCCAATTTATGATGAATACTAAGATATGTATTAGTTTTGTCATTGTAGGCTAAGGGATATTGAGGAAATTAGTAACTGTTAGTCTGAATATTTGGTTGTATAAGGTTATGTTTTGCTGTAAAAGAGCCAGGAAGGAAGAATAGAATTGCACAAGTGTAACCTTTATATTGGCTTAAACAGATTTTCATTCCATCCCATGACAGAAGCCATATATATCCGATTATCTTTCTGAAACCTATtagatgaaatttaaatttttacggATATCTGATAAGCAATATGTTGTAGTCCAAGGTATAGCATTTAACCACACTACAAAGCacctgtttttccttcaatatatataaggaaagtgcaggtgAATGAGACTGCCCCAAGAGTTGGTATAATTGAGAATAAATGCTCAGAAAATTGGACTGATTATTGGGAAAAGATAGTGGCTTTGTAGGATTCGAAATTGTTCAGATCAGTGAGGACTCCTTCACTCACCTGCTCCTAACAGTTTCTTCTATTGATGTTTAATATATTAGAGAGATTCCTTATTTTTTACGAAGCATGTGACTATATGGGGATTATAGAATGAATTTATTAGTGCTTGATGCATTTCTACCTTTATCCCATGTTTGTTGTCGAATTTTCTCTTGAAGGTTTTACTGTTCATTctattattgttgttgttattctctctctctctctctctctctctctctctctctctctttctctcttctaCTGTTGATTTACCAAAGCAATATATAAACTTCTTATTCAGTGGGGATATCTGAAATGTACCATTTGCATCATATTTGTGTTTGTGCATTATGCTGGAGTTGCATGCATGTGTATCCTATGTGCTGAATTTAGTAAATATGCATGTCTTGTATATTAAACAGACTAACTGGCTGTATTCATATTTCAGAAAAAGGAAAATGGTAAGCGAAGGAAAGAGGATCATTCTGCTAGGAAAAATAAGGACAGAAAGGTATTGTTTAATTGATGTTTCTTGGTGAATGTAATTTCTAGGCAGTACTGACATCATGCAACAATTTACAGGTGTAGGCTTGAAAACTTTTCAAACTAAAACACAAATATAGCtgtaactagtgcaaacatTTTCATAGATGGAGGCTGCCTTTCATGTTCAAACAATTGTATTTGTTAGAAGCATTAATAGTCTATTAGTTCATCAAATTTAATTGAATGTACTGCAACTTTCTATGGTTATTAGTCTCGTGattcttctatttttaatttttggaaTATTAATGATCAAGAAGCAAAAATTTTTGAAGGAGAAAAACTTCCAGGAGTAATAGTAAGAACTAAGAAGTGATTGTGGTAACTCTAATTGTGTCCGGTATTCCTATGCAGACTGGTTTTAGCCATGAGTATATTTGGAGTATCTACTAGTCCAATGCTTGCCTATAGGGTGTCTGGAAGTAATATAACCCAGAAAAGGATCGTCTTGAAATCATGGATGCACCTAGAGTTTGAATTTTGAAGAAATAGTTTGTCCTTGGCACATGCCTGAAATGGAcaataatgttttttttatatagcaCGATATGCTATTTGGGATTTCTTTCATGAAAAGGTGCCATGTACAGTTGGACAAGACCCCATTCTATTCTATCTAGCTTGGAATGTTGATAAACTGGTTGGCATCTATTTTCAGAGAAAGCTTCCATTTTCATCCTGCCCTCTCTGCCCAAGCTATCTATTTTCCATATGATCCATgatatttctatttattttattacacgTACTTAAAGTTAAATTTATGTATGTCTTTCAAAGTACAAGTACATATGCACATCTCAGGAAAAAGCTGCAGATTCTTCAGCCAAGTCATCATCTCATTTGACACCTCGTCCTAATGGTCCTTCATACGCTCTACCATTGATCCCCGTGGACAATGATGATGGCATCTCTTACAAAGGTTGGTTCCTTCCTATATATTAGCAACATGAGGGGTGGAAAGTAAGTGGCTACtaaattgatattttatattCTTGCTTTAGATTACAATGCACTCTTATATTCTTGAATTACTGGTTAGGCCAGCTTATTTAACTATGTAGGTACCACATAATATGTGATATAATATTTTTCCCCAAAATGGAGAATTTTGATATACTTGAAATCACGGGGATCGTGCTTGGAAATGCAGACACTAATTTGATGATCATATATACTATGAGCTTATGTTTCAATAAGTGTTTCCCATTAATTACATCTTCATTTAGTTGGAATTCTTCACTCCTGCTTTTGTTTTGGCTGTCCTTTATACAAGCAAAGTTGCCTTCCAGTTCTCATTTCCTGTATGCTCTTTTAACATGATTGTTTGTTGGAGCAATCTCTCACATATACTTGCTCTGCAGTTTTGTTGTGTAGAACTTTCATGtacaacattttaattttaaaaatgatatgTAAgtcctctatttttttttttttttgaaacaatCTAGGCTTATCTGGAATTACAAGAAATTGTATAAAAGTATAGTGATTGCTCTGGATATCTGCCGGAAATTGGTTGGCATTCAAGCCAAAGGTAGCACCTTGATATGTGGTTCTGCTGTTCTGGTACAACTATCTACAAAAACTTgttcaaaacaagaaaatatgaATTTTCTAATATGGATAACGTAGGATTGGTTTCAAGGAAATTTTATCCACTTTCCTAATGGTTACATAAACAACATTATTTCATAATGTTCTGGGACCGTCACAACTTCCCCAACAATGCTAGTGAGAGTATGTCTTCAAGTCATCATTGAAGTATTACAAAATAATACATTTGTGTTGATGGCTGTGCTTCTCTATCAGTAATCATTGAATCCACTGAACTATGCTTTTTAATATTGCATTAGCAACTAAACTAGCATGTACGCTTTT
Coding sequences within it:
- the LOC110629879 gene encoding uncharacterized protein LOC110629879 isoform X1, whose amino-acid sequence is MAASANPSGSGNNHEGASPQKIPSSSSKATAAVANGTPVNSTKSGGSNSGASAAADNLQTEAALRHCPGISTEWTADEQSLLEELLTKYTSESIVQRYAKIALQLKDKTVRDVALRCRWMTKKENGKRRKEDHSARKNKDRKEKAADSSAKSSSHLTPRPNGPSYALPLIPVDNDDGISYKDIGGATGEILEQNAQILNQISSNFASFQIHDNLNLLSKTRDNILSILNDLNDMPEIMKQMPPLPVKVNEELANSILPPSSHHLKS
- the LOC110630362 gene encoding peroxisomal membrane protein 13; translation: MDSNSQRTGNNPPAKPWEQAGTSSSGPTPFKPSSPGSTSNVVEASGTAKPGEIVSAADRNTTAARNSLGRPVPTRPWEQQMNGSSYGGYGSGLNYNSGYGSGMHGSSYGGYGGTYGSGLYGNNMYRGGYGGLYGGGMYGGGMYNSGFGGPMGGYGMGMGPYGDQDPNNPYGAPSSPPGFWISFLQVMQGVVNFFGRISILIDQNTQAFHMFMTAMLQLFDRTGLLYGELARFVLRLLGIRTKPRKVQGQGPDGLPAPRNPHGNQNYIEGPKGAPSGAWDNVWGDN
- the LOC110629879 gene encoding uncharacterized protein LOC110629879 isoform X2, translated to MAASANPSGSGNNHEGASPQKIPSSSSKATAAVANGTPVNSTKSGGSNSGASAAADNLQTEAALRHCPGISTEWTADEQSLLEELLTKYTSESIVQRYAKIALQLKDKTVRDVALRCRWMTKKENGKRRKEDHSARKNKDRKEKAADSSAKSSSHLTPRPNGPSYALPLIPVDNDDGISYKDIGGATGEILEQNAQILNQISSNFASFQIHDNLNLLSKTRDNILSILNESPWLSLRTTVTRLKA